A window of Variovorax paradoxus genomic DNA:
CGACCACATGCTGATCAGGTCGGTCTGCGTGGCCAGTTGCAGCCCCAGCAGGTTCGACGCGCTGTGCACCATGCGCCGGGGCATCTGCAGCCCATGCATGTTCATCGTGCTCACCAGCGGGCTGCCCGCGTCGTCGATCGGGTCGAGCACCAGCCAGTCGGCGTCCAGCAGGGGTTGCAGCCGGCGCACGCGCCGCAGCGGATGGCCGGCACGCACCGACAGGTGCATCGCCACCGAGAACAGCGGCTCCCACTGCAAGGCGCCGGTACCCGGGCCGTTGCAGGTGGAGATCAGCCCCAGGTCGAGCCGGCCTTCGCGCAGGCCCTCGAAGATCTGCTGCGGCCGCAGCTCGAAACCGCGCATCGCCACGTTGGGAAAGCGCTGGCGGAACGACGCCATCGCGTCGGGCAGCGGTCCGCTCGACGCCACCGCGGTGAAGCCGATGTGCAGCTGCCCTTCGTCGTGCCCGCGGATCGCCTCGATGTCTTCGAGCGCATGCCGCAGCTCCTGCTCGACCAGGCTCGCGCGCTTGACCAGCGCCGTGCCGTAGGGCGTGAGGCTCACGCCGCGCGTGGAGCGCGACATCAGCGTCACGCCCAGTTCGCGCTCCAGTTCGGAGATGGTCTTCGACAGCGCCGGCTGCGTGGTGTGCAGGCTGCGCGAGGCCTCGTGGATGCTGCCGTGCTGCGCCACCGCCAGCAAGACGCGCAACTGTTGCAGCTTCATCGTGGTGCCGGTTTCACGGAAACGGGCGTCCTGGGGATTGTCCGGATGGCTTCTCGTGCCTGTTCATGACGGGGAT
This region includes:
- a CDS encoding LysR family transcriptional regulator — its product is MKLQQLRVLLAVAQHGSIHEASRSLHTTQPALSKTISELERELGVTLMSRSTRGVSLTPYGTALVKRASLVEQELRHALEDIEAIRGHDEGQLHIGFTAVASSGPLPDAMASFRQRFPNVAMRGFELRPQQIFEGLREGRLDLGLISTCNGPGTGALQWEPLFSVAMHLSVRAGHPLRRVRRLQPLLDADWLVLDPIDDAGSPLVSTMNMHGLQMPRRMVHSASNLLGLQLATQTDLISMWSDFVFHGAGPLRLQPGLLEKLPISDELPDFDVFLVYRSADLMTHVCAEFVKEARHHAKANPPWRQPRRKGGAGT